Part of the Sorghum bicolor cultivar BTx623 chromosome 1, Sorghum_bicolor_NCBIv3, whole genome shotgun sequence genome, TCCCATATTTAGTTAGGAGTCAATTGGTATGCTCATGCTTAATGACATGTAAACATGTAACACACTCGTCTGAAGCAGTGTTTAACTGTTGTAAACTTGAACAGAGATCAGCTCCATCTGGTGGCAGTGGAACAGCAGTTGATGAAACTGGGAGTAGTGCTGTTCAGTCCAGTGGTAATTTGCAGTGTTTGTCACAGCATCGTGTCATTGCACCATCTGCTTTCAAGCAGGATGGTGGTGGACATAGGTGCTGTGCTTATATTGCTACTAAAAGCAAATACTGTCACCGGTTGAACTCAATTCAGTCGTATTGTGATATCAATCGAGACGTAAGGATTTCACTCTACAGGGAATTATTTTGTCACATGCACCACTATCGAATCATGATTAAATTATTACTATTTTGTATTGCAGGTTATAGGGGAAGCTAGCCACTTGTCTGGTTATTCCTTCTCTGCACAAAACAATATCATCCACCCATCCTCTGTGCTTGGATCAAAGACTACAGTAAGTCTGTTGAACTAATAGCAATCTAGCATCCAGATGACCGCCTGAAAATACAGAACATATCGTAAAATGAATTTAGGATGTTACTGTGTTAGCTGCTACCATGTTgcgtatatatatgaaaatattcATTTGTTTGCTTTAAGATAATATTGATCTTTCATTTGTGGGATTTCAGTATAAGTATGCTTCAGTTAAAATTGTGATTACTTTGCCATGTTGGCTAGCATTTAAAGAGGGATCATGACATGCAAGTATGTATATTGAGAGGTTAATAATGTTTTTTCATGTGACAAATCCAAGACTTTTTAATTGCATGTCAATGATCAAACTTTACAATGTTTGGTTGCATGTCTAGATTATCTAATTGACATCAGAGGTAGTGATAAATTGCTTTTGATACATTAATAATGTATCCAATTCTGCATGATgtttgatgtttgaaattgtTACAATTTCTATTTTGGCTTATTTTGTTGTATTTTATGTTTGTTTAGATAGGACCACATTGTATTCTTGCTGAGGGTTCACAGCTAGGTGACAAGTGTAGTGTGAAGCGATCCGTGATTGGTCGTCACTGCCGAATCGGTTCCAATGTGAAGGTAATTGTGGTGTGACTTGTTATTCCATTGTAATGATTTTTGTATGCTCTCggttaaaaaaaatactacctCAATATCATGATAAAAGTTGTACATGCTGGCTTATGTAGCAAAACTAGGAATTGCCATGTTGGGTGCTGTGCATTACAGGCTACAGAAACTGCTTGTATTTGTAAACAGTATTGTTCTTTTAGATCTAGCCTGCTTAGGCTTAAGAGTGTTCCTTAATATAGCCTTCCTTGCAGAGGCATGGGTATCCATATTTCTACCAATTATTCGTTGCCATCATGCTGTATTCCTCTGAAAAGAAGTCATTTTTCATAAATCTTTTAAAGATTTTCTGTTAACTAGCAAGATGCAATTGATAATATCTGTTTGTTCTCTGTAAGATATCTTTTGTGATTGTCTTGCAATTATATCTTGGTGCTTTATTGAAATATTACTGTTTGGCCTTAGATGTCTATGCCACACTTAAGTTCCGTTCTGGTTTAAGCTTCTTTGTTTCCTTCTTATGAAAGAAATCATTTCCACCCTTGCTGCAGATTGTCAACTCTGTTGTGATGAATCACGTTGTTATTGAAGATGGTTGCCACATCCAAGGTTCTGTTGTATGTAATAATGTTCAACTGCAAGAACGGGCTGTTCTGAAAGATTGCCAGGTACCATCTTCTGTACTCCCTGTAGCAAAAAGAGAGACATTTTAAAAATGCAACAAAATTGGCCAGCAATATCTTCCATTATGTCATAGTCTTACTAGGTTTATTTAGTAGAAAAAAATAACCATTAGTGGccaaaattattatttttggaTAGTCAAGGTCCATAGTGATTTAATCTTGATCAGGAGTGGAGCTCCTTAGTTGGCCAGTGATGGTCGTTAACTTTAATGGATGCAAAGCTTATAAATTCatatgtaggccttgtttagatgcgattttttttggatttcgctactttagcactttcgtttgtttgtgacaaatattattcgatcatggactaactaggatcaaaagattcgtctcgcgatttacagctaaagtgtgtaattagtttttgttttcgtctatatttaatgcttcatgcatgtgccacggggaatcttgaaaactttttggtttttggggtgaactaaacaaggccgtagtgtCTTATTCAGTAATTTCTTCAATCTCCCATTTTTCAGGTTGGAGCTGGTTATATTGTGACTGGTGGCAGCGAGCACAAAGCAGAATCCCTAGCAAGAAAGTACAGTGAGCTTTGACTGTTTTGTTGGATACTGAATGATTTTGTATTCACTTGAGATGCACcccaaagaagaagaaaaaagggtAGCAGTTCTTGtctaaaatttataaaatatgtCATTATGTACAACAGCACAGTTTTGGTTGCAGTGTAACAGTGCGAAAGGTTTTGGTTGCTTATTCAGTACCAGTTTTGTACCAGGCTGCTTGAGCAAGTTACTATTGTCTAAAATTTTGGATCCGGTTCCTCCTTCGCCGTGTGCTTTTGAGAGGCCAGGTTGTTGCCTACACCTTTAGATGTGCTTTGTGCTTGGTTGAGAGGGTACATTTAGCACGGTCTTTTTGTTTGGTTGGGGTGGTCGGGTCAAATGGGACTTGTGTGCATCCTCTAGCCTGGCATGAGGAGCTTGGCTTTAGATCTATgaattattttaattaattataaaaaagtATAGATTTAGAGTTATAGCAAGAATtgtatactaaagcataccatattatatatgttTAATGTGTAGATCTATTTATGTGAAGTTCAATaaaattgttttttttattttatgattttctatgatttactataattttttaaagattcagtggaaaaataaattaaaaaagacaaaactatCGTCATTATAGCAAAACAACTATCTAAAACCGATTAAAGGGATTATTTTACCGGTTTTTGGAAAGTTTAGTAGGGCAGAAAATCAAGTTTTATAGTTCATGGCTTTAGACAGAAGATACACCGATGACaatatttgttttttattttttttcttttgtcagCAAAACCATTGCTGAATTCCTCCATTTGAATATGTGCCTGATTGGTTTTAGTACGTGAAAGACTTTGTctcgaattttttttttttggtctaTGGAAGAGTTTTTtcgaaaaaaattattttctgtatattttattttctgatgaaatgttttttttggaaactggaaatataatttcgtcGGTGTTAGCAAAGATTTCCTGTATGAATATATGTgtgatattttttttgtttgacaGCAAtgctcttgccgaatttctttgtTCGAATATCAATCCtttatgggtgtgtttggtttgtgTCTACAAGCCTGACTTGTAAAACTAAGCCAGGCTAGCCCAAGTCTGTCTTTAACAAGCCAGGATGGACTTGTTTGGTTGCATGTATCAACTAAGCCTGACCAATAACTAGATGTGTTTGGTTGTCTGATTTGCACTACATACAATTACCTCTTCTCTATTTCACAAACACCTGGTCTCCCCTACTGCGATGGAGATGGAGCTGAGCCTTACATCGACCACCACGTGACCCGCCCGCCACTGAGCTTCGCGAGCGATGAGAATTAGAAAGGAGAGCACAGCCTCACCGCTGGACATGGGAAGCACACTACCGGAGAACAAAAAAAACACGGGAGAAGAAGAAATCTCAAGGGAGCCCGCTACTGGTCCTCGACGGCGGTCGCGGGCGCAGGGTGGGCGGTGAAGATGCGGCGGAGGTGGGACGCGAGGGCGCCGGACGAATCGGCGTCCGCCTCCCTGCGGAGCGCGTCCTGGAGGTCTCGCATGTGGTGGGAGAGGTCCTCGCGCTCGCGGCGGAGGTCGGCgttgtcgacggcgaggtcgTTCAGGCGGTGCTTCTGGCCTAGGGACCGCAGGCTCATCATGAAGACGCCCGCCATCAGGAACAGCTGCACGAACCCTTGCTCTTCGCACTCGATCCATGGCAGCGCACTCGAGGTGGAGAAGCTCTTCGGGATGGGGGAGAGCGAGAACCGTGCCGGCGGCAGGCGCGCCGGCGCGGAGGCCACACCCCGCATGGCGAAGGGGAGCGTGGCGGGGGGCGAAGGCGGTGGGAGGAGACCCCCACCGCCGCGACGGAGGAGCAGGTGCGGGCTTTGGTGGCAGACGGCGGCAACCGCCGCGGGTGGCAGCGCCATCGCCAGAGATTCCTTCGGGAGCGGGTCGGAGAGGCGGGTCTTTGTCACCGCAAGCACCGGTACGTGAACCGAACGGGACAGAGGGCTGGCCAGAGAGCCTGGCTCAGAAGGTCGATTTGGGTTTCAAAGCTGGCcagactatggccttgtttagttccgaaaagatttcggatttcggtattgtagcactttcgtttgcttgtgaaaaatattattcaattatggactaattaggatcaaaagatttgtctcgtgatttctagctaaactgtgtaattagtttttgctttcgtctatatttaatacttcatgcatgtgccgcaagattcgatgtgacgggaaatcttaaaaactttttgcttttttgggtgaactaaa contains:
- the LOC8064502 gene encoding translation initiation factor eIF-2B subunit gamma isoform X1, with the translated sequence MDFQVVVLAGGTSDSEKLCPLVSKDVPKALLPVANRPVLSYALDLLEASDLKDLIVVVEGQEAAQLVDAWVSSAYLDRLRVEVVVVSEDLGSAGALRAISKRLTANDILVVSGDLVTDVLPGAVAATHRRNGAAVTALLCSVPVSGPSDTASSSGKDKAKKPTRLNIVGLDKSKQFLLHIVSGTDVEKDVQVHKRKIQAVGQMEIRSDLMDAHLYAFKRTILQDVLEQKEAYRSIRLEVLPYLVRSQLVCSCLMTCKHVTHSSEAVFNCCKLEQRSAPSGGSGTAVDETGSSAVQSSGNLQCLSQHRVIAPSAFKQDGGGHRCCAYIATKSKYCHRLNSIQSYCDINRDVIGEASHLSGYSFSAQNNIIHPSSVLGSKTTIGPHCILAEGSQLGDKCSVKRSVIGRHCRIGSNVKIVNSVVMNHVVIEDGCHIQGSVVCNNVQLQERAVLKDCQVGAGYIVTGGSEHKAESLARKYSEL
- the LOC8064503 gene encoding uncharacterized protein LOC8064503, with amino-acid sequence MALPPAAVAAVCHQSPHLLLRRGGGGLLPPPSPPATLPFAMRGVASAPARLPPARFSLSPIPKSFSTSSALPWIECEEQGFVQLFLMAGVFMMSLRSLGQKHRLNDLAVDNADLRREREDLSHHMRDLQDALRREADADSSGALASHLRRIFTAHPAPATAVEDQ